The Arachis hypogaea cultivar Tifrunner chromosome 14, arahy.Tifrunner.gnm2.J5K5, whole genome shotgun sequence DNA window TGCAAGAGAAGACATGATGATCAGGGAGGTACCAAGGGTTGGAAAAGAGGCTGCAACCAAGGCCATCAAGGAATGGGGCCAGCCAATGTCTAAGATCACACATTTGATCTTCTGCACTACCAGCGGCGTTGCGTTGCCCGGCGTTGATTACGAACTCATCGTACTCTTAGGGCTCGACCCATGTGTTAAGAGGTACATGATGTACCACCAAGGCTGCTTCGCTGGTGGCACTGTCCTTCGTTTGGCTAAGGACTTGGCAGAGAACAACAAAGATGCTCGTGTGCTTATTGTTTGTTCTGAGAATACTGCAGTCACTTTCCGTGGTCCTAGTGAGACAGATATGGATAGTCTTGTAGGGCAAGCATTGTTTGCCGATGGAGCTGCTGCGATTATCATTGGTTCTGATCCTATACCAGAGGTTGAGAATCCTATCTTTGAGATTGTTTCGACCGATCAAAAACTTGTCTCTGGCAGCCATGGAGCCATCGGTGGTCTCCTTCGTGAAGTTGGGCTTACATTCTATCTTAACAAGAGTGTTCCTGATATTATTTCACAAAACATCAACGACGCACTCAGTAAAGCTTTTGATCCATTGGGTATATCTGATTATAACTCAATATTTTGGATTGCACACCCTGGTGGACGTGCAATTCTGGACCAGGTTGAACAAAAGGTAAACTTGAAGCCAGAGAAGATGAAAGCCACCAGAGATGTGCTTAGCAATTATGGTAACATGTCAAGTGCATGTGTGCTTTTCATCATGGATTTGATGAGGAAGAGATCTCTTGAAGACAAACTTAAAACTACTGGAGAAGGATTTGATTGGGGTGTGCTTTTTGGCTTTGGTCCTGGTCTCACTATTGAAACCGTTGTCCTCCGTAGCGTGACAATATAATACCCTTAATTATATTTTGCTCGTCGTGAAAATTTAGACAAAGATGTCCAAAGTTATTTCTTTATCTGAAGATTCAATGTCAAAGTTTGTAATTGTTAGTGAAATACattacaaaatttatatttaaattttttcttcccAAAAATTTAAACTGATTTTCGGATTCACCAAGGATTAAACTCTTGACATTTCGAATCTAGAGTTCTAatatcatgtcatgataccactcatcccaaaagcttcagctaatggaaaaagataacactaatgattatatctctaatactccctaaacctccattgtacacattgtacaaatattccattggctcctcatactttccctttgTAAAATATGCGTTATTCCTTTAGACATATACCATAGGGTCACCAAAAGTAAGATAAGTCTTTTTTGCATGAACTCGAATGAAATAATATTGCCAAATCAACTACATTTCATGGTTTCTACCTTTtaatagatttttcttttttaatttcgcGAAATGTATATGTGAAATTGTTTTGTCCACAAAATtgactaataatatataaaaatataaattaatgaatttttatttaaataaaaacccaaTTTTAGGCACACTATTAATCTAGAAATAGGTGAtaacaaagataaataaaagtcGACAAAATACCgataaaagagataaaaaaaaagtttaaaaaaaaataattttaagtgtGTTCTATATCTACTATAACCATATAACAATATGTACAAGGGGATCGTCTATTTTGACAAAATTTCCCCTTTTTGACcttcatattatttatttaacaattatttaGATACCAAATAGGTCTCAAATTATATAAGTCTAGTTACATTATATATATTATCACAATGTTTATAGGAAAAACCTCTAACAAAAAATCCTAATGATACCAAAATATTAATTAAGTAGTTGCAACTAACATATAACCAAGAATAATGTATCTAAACTAGTATTCTTTAATTATATCATCGTCCGATCCTTTGGCTGGCGACTGAAGAAGTTCTTGCATTGCTTTCTTGGGGAATAGAGAAATTCAATTGATAAAATCATTTTGAGACTGGGAACACAGTATACTTGAGTTTCCCTGTATCACACAAACCAAGATATTGATACACTTGTAACTAATAACTAACTAATGCTAATTACAGCTATTTACTAACGAGAATCATGCATGGACAACTTTAACTCTTGTCATTTTCTTTGGTATTCAAAAAACCGAATTATCAAAGTAGTAAGTACTTTCCAGACTTCCACTTTCAAGGAACACAAATCCAAAACTAAATcgtaataagataaaaaaaattgaaacttgaAAACCTTAGACACTTTTAAATCACAATTTTTAAATACGACATAAAAAAATTTGATCTAAAGTCTGaaataattctattaaaaaaGGTGAACATTCAAAACCTTGATCTTTGACATCTATtgttacgttttttttttttaattatgtgacAAAAATCTATTGTCTAAAATCACTATTCAAAACTGttactataaataaaaaattatgactaTAGACCAgtgttctgaaaatcgaaccgaacTGACCGGTTTGATCAGATTAATCAGGAACTGATTCT harbors:
- the LOC112741558 gene encoding stilbene synthase 3-like, with the translated sequence MVSVNGIRKVQRAEGPATVLAIGTANPPNCIDQSTYADYYFRVTNSEHMTDLKKKFQRICERTQIKNRHMYLTEEILKENPNICAYKAPSLDAREDMMIREVPRVGKEAATKAIKEWGQPMSKITHLIFCTTSGVALPGVDYELIVLLGLDPCVKRYMMYHQGCFAGGTVLRLAKDLAENNKDARVLIVCSENTAVTFRGPSETDMDSLVGQALFADGAAAIIIGSDPIPEVENPIFEIVSTDQKLVSGSHGAIGGLLREVGLTFYLNKSVPDIISQNINDALSKAFDPLGISDYNSIFWIAHPGGRAILDQVEQKVNLKPEKMKATRDVLSNYGNMSSACVLFIMDLMRKRSLEDKLKTTGEGFDWGVLFGFGPGLTIETVVLRSVTI